In one Melopsittacus undulatus isolate bMelUnd1 chromosome 4, bMelUnd1.mat.Z, whole genome shotgun sequence genomic region, the following are encoded:
- the MARCHF5 gene encoding E3 ubiquitin-protein ligase MARCHF5 isoform X2, whose product MAEQTGLALPQSMDRSCWVCFATDEDDRTAEWVRPCRCRGSTKWVHQTCLQRWVDEKQRGNSTARVACPQCNAEYLIVFPKLDRLISKACPFAAAGIMVGSIYWTAVTYGAVTVMQVVGHKEGLDVMERADPLFLLIGLPTIPVMLILGKMIRWEDYVLRLWRKYSNKLQILNSIFPGIGCPVPRIPAEANPLADHVSATRILCGALVFPTIATIVGKLMFSSVNSNLQRTILGGIAFVAIKGAFKVYFKQQQYLRQAHRKILNYPEQEGA is encoded by the exons ATGGCCGAGCAGACAGGCTTGGCCCTGCCGCAGTCCATGGACAG AAgctgctgggtttgttttgctaCTGATGAAGATGATCGGACAGCAGAGTGGGTGAGACCTTGCAGGTGCAGGGGCTCCACGAAATGGGTTCATCAGACTTGTCTGCAGCGCTGGGTggatgaaaagcaaagaggaaacaGTACTGCTAGAGTTGCTTGTCCTCAGTGCAATGCAGAATATTTAATAGTATTTCCAAAGCTAG ATCGACTGATCTCAAAGGCATGTCCATTTGCTGCAGCTGGAATAATGGTGGGCTCTATATACTGGACAGCTGTTACATATGGAGCTGTGACAGTGATGCAG GTTGTGGGTCACAAAGAAGGTCTTGATGTCATGGAGAGAGCTgatcctttatttcttttgattgGACTTCCCACTATCCCAGTCATGCTAATACTGGGCAAGATGATTCGTTGGGAGGACTATGTGCTCAGACTGTGGCGCAAATACTCTAATAAGCTACAAATTTTGAACAGCATATTTCCAG GCATTGGATGTCCAGTTCCTCGTATTCCAGCAGAGGCCAACCCTTTGGCAGATCATGTGTCTGCTACACGTATTCTGTGTGGAGCTCTAGTTTTCCCTACTATTGCCACAATAGTTGGCAAGCTGATGTTCAGCAGCGTTAACTCAAATTTACAAAGGACAATCCTG gGTGGAATTGCTTTTGTTGCTATAAAAGGAGCTTTTAAGGTTTacttcaaacagcagcagtatcTGCGTCAAGCTCACCGCAAAATTTTGAATTACCCTGAACAAGAAGGAGCGTAA
- the MARCHF5 gene encoding E3 ubiquitin-protein ligase MARCHF5 isoform X1 produces the protein MAEQTGLALPQSMDRSCWVCFATDEDDRTAEWVRPCRCRGSTKWVHQTCLQRWVDEKQRGNSTARVACPQCNAEYLIVFPKLGPVVYVLDLADRLISKACPFAAAGIMVGSIYWTAVTYGAVTVMQVVGHKEGLDVMERADPLFLLIGLPTIPVMLILGKMIRWEDYVLRLWRKYSNKLQILNSIFPGIGCPVPRIPAEANPLADHVSATRILCGALVFPTIATIVGKLMFSSVNSNLQRTILGGIAFVAIKGAFKVYFKQQQYLRQAHRKILNYPEQEGA, from the exons ATGGCCGAGCAGACAGGCTTGGCCCTGCCGCAGTCCATGGACAG AAgctgctgggtttgttttgctaCTGATGAAGATGATCGGACAGCAGAGTGGGTGAGACCTTGCAGGTGCAGGGGCTCCACGAAATGGGTTCATCAGACTTGTCTGCAGCGCTGGGTggatgaaaagcaaagaggaaacaGTACTGCTAGAGTTGCTTGTCCTCAGTGCAATGCAGAATATTTAATAGTATTTCCAAAGCTAG GTCCAGTTGTTTACGTTTTGGATCTTGCAGATCGACTGATCTCAAAGGCATGTCCATTTGCTGCAGCTGGAATAATGGTGGGCTCTATATACTGGACAGCTGTTACATATGGAGCTGTGACAGTGATGCAG GTTGTGGGTCACAAAGAAGGTCTTGATGTCATGGAGAGAGCTgatcctttatttcttttgattgGACTTCCCACTATCCCAGTCATGCTAATACTGGGCAAGATGATTCGTTGGGAGGACTATGTGCTCAGACTGTGGCGCAAATACTCTAATAAGCTACAAATTTTGAACAGCATATTTCCAG GCATTGGATGTCCAGTTCCTCGTATTCCAGCAGAGGCCAACCCTTTGGCAGATCATGTGTCTGCTACACGTATTCTGTGTGGAGCTCTAGTTTTCCCTACTATTGCCACAATAGTTGGCAAGCTGATGTTCAGCAGCGTTAACTCAAATTTACAAAGGACAATCCTG gGTGGAATTGCTTTTGTTGCTATAAAAGGAGCTTTTAAGGTTTacttcaaacagcagcagtatcTGCGTCAAGCTCACCGCAAAATTTTGAATTACCCTGAACAAGAAGGAGCGTAA